Proteins from a single region of Hordeum vulgare subsp. vulgare chromosome 6H, MorexV3_pseudomolecules_assembly, whole genome shotgun sequence:
- the LOC123403810 gene encoding uncharacterized protein LOC123403810 isoform X2 produces the protein MSLSLVCRHRHHRRPPHSRRHHRRPGVMLLLQTAMGRGTLDFFARSGSRGRRRVAMQGGGLREGELHGDDGAAGVQGATVSPGGRTCTSATASGSCPASSPTLDVWARYMRDSNKEAASYTLLPGAELSYQKRSTMRNRQAHACLHIHFRPDASYSLLVDNRERESGSMYTDWDILPPRKIKDVGAKKPKDWDDREYIEDPDAVKPEGYDSIPREIPDPKDKKPDTWDDDDDGIWKPRRIPNPAYKGQWKRKLVSPLGSKIQQQPVLKTNDAVSSDSSNTSESAVLGGRVFSPPVVPGAQWRVQTPAGFQNQSETGQFRGRPEVTDQREKYLQRL, from the exons CCGGCGCCCAGGTGTAATGCTGCTCTTGCAGACGGCCATGGGGAGGGGGACACTTGATTTCTTCGCCAGATCTGGATCCCGGGGACGACGTCG GGTCGCTATGCAAGGCGGTGGCCTGCGGGAAGGGGAACTGCACGGTGACGACGGGGCTGCCGGGGTACAAGGTGCGACTGTGAGCCCGGGTGGACGCACATGCACGTCGGCGACAGCCTCAGGTTCCTGCCCTGCGTCATCCCCAACT CTTGATGTTTGGGCCAGATATATGCGGGACTCAAACAAAGAAGCTGCATCTTATACTCTCTTACCAGGGGCAGAACTATCCTATCAAAAAAGATCTACAATGCGAAACCGACAGGCTCACGCATGTTTACACATTCATTTTAGGCCCGATGCATCTTATAGTTTACTTGTTGATAACCGTGAAAGAGAATCTGGGAGCATGTACACTGATTGGGACATCTTGCCTCCTCGTAAAATCAAGGATGTTGGTGCCAAAAAG CCTAAGGATTGGGATGACAGAGAGTATATTGAGGATCCCGATGCGGTTAAACCTGAG GGCTATGATTCTATTCCAAGAGAGATTCCTGACCCAAAGGATAAGAAG CCCGACacgtgggacgacgatgatgatggcatATGGAAACCTAGAAGGATACCGAATCCAGCATACAAAGGACAATGGAAGCGCAAG TTGGTTTCACCTCTTGGTAGTAAAATTCAACAACAGCCAGTTCTGAAGACTAACGATGCAGTTAGCTCTGATTCTAGTAACACAAGTGAAAGTGCAGTTCTTGGAGGAAGGGTATTTTCTCCTCCTGTTGTTCCTGGGGCTCAGTGGAGGGTTCAAACTCCTGCTGGTTTCCAAAATCAAAGTGAAACT GGTCAATTTCGTGGAAGACCTGAGGTAACCGACCAAAGGGAGAAGTACTTGCAAAGATTGTAA
- the LOC123403810 gene encoding uncharacterized protein LOC123403810 isoform X1 translates to MSLSLVCRHRHHRRPPHSRRHHRRPGVMLLLQTAMGRGTLDFFARSGSRGRRRVAMQGGGLREGELHGDDGAAGVQGATVSPGGRTCTSATASGSCPASSPTLDVWARYMRDSNKEAASYTLLPGAELSYQKRSTMRNRQAHACLHIHFRPDASYSLLVDNRERESGSMYTDWDILPPRKIKDVGAKKPKDWDDREYIEDPDAVKPEGYDSIPREIPDPKDKKPDTWDDDDDGIWKPRRIPNPAYKGQWKRKQLVSPLGSKIQQQPVLKTNDAVSSDSSNTSESAVLGGRVFSPPVVPGAQWRVQTPAGFQNQSETGQFRGRPEVTDQREKYLQRL, encoded by the exons CCGGCGCCCAGGTGTAATGCTGCTCTTGCAGACGGCCATGGGGAGGGGGACACTTGATTTCTTCGCCAGATCTGGATCCCGGGGACGACGTCG GGTCGCTATGCAAGGCGGTGGCCTGCGGGAAGGGGAACTGCACGGTGACGACGGGGCTGCCGGGGTACAAGGTGCGACTGTGAGCCCGGGTGGACGCACATGCACGTCGGCGACAGCCTCAGGTTCCTGCCCTGCGTCATCCCCAACT CTTGATGTTTGGGCCAGATATATGCGGGACTCAAACAAAGAAGCTGCATCTTATACTCTCTTACCAGGGGCAGAACTATCCTATCAAAAAAGATCTACAATGCGAAACCGACAGGCTCACGCATGTTTACACATTCATTTTAGGCCCGATGCATCTTATAGTTTACTTGTTGATAACCGTGAAAGAGAATCTGGGAGCATGTACACTGATTGGGACATCTTGCCTCCTCGTAAAATCAAGGATGTTGGTGCCAAAAAG CCTAAGGATTGGGATGACAGAGAGTATATTGAGGATCCCGATGCGGTTAAACCTGAG GGCTATGATTCTATTCCAAGAGAGATTCCTGACCCAAAGGATAAGAAG CCCGACacgtgggacgacgatgatgatggcatATGGAAACCTAGAAGGATACCGAATCCAGCATACAAAGGACAATGGAAGCGCAAG CAGTTGGTTTCACCTCTTGGTAGTAAAATTCAACAACAGCCAGTTCTGAAGACTAACGATGCAGTTAGCTCTGATTCTAGTAACACAAGTGAAAGTGCAGTTCTTGGAGGAAGGGTATTTTCTCCTCCTGTTGTTCCTGGGGCTCAGTGGAGGGTTCAAACTCCTGCTGGTTTCCAAAATCAAAGTGAAACT GGTCAATTTCGTGGAAGACCTGAGGTAACCGACCAAAGGGAGAAGTACTTGCAAAGATTGTAA